The Streptomyces luteogriseus genome includes a window with the following:
- a CDS encoding quaternary amine ABC transporter ATP-binding protein has protein sequence MDTTPVFSVEGLWKVFGPKADRVPGDPELTALDPAELRSRTGCTAAVRDVSFDVRKGEVFVVMGLSGSGKSTLVRCLTRLIEPTAGTIAIDGEDVRAMDRSRLRELRRHRAAMVFQHFGLLPHRTVLDNVAYGLEIQGMGKAERRERAAEVVAKVGLEGMEHRRPSQLSGGQRQRVGLARALAVDPEVLLFDEPFSALDPLIRREMQEEVIRLHHEEGRTMVFITHDLQEALKLGDRIALMRDGRVVQLGTPEEIVGSPADDYVREFVRDVPREQVMTVRTAMRRPSADQDGSGPAVRPDATVSEAIEAVARAHAPARVVDQGRCVGVVDSDTLLGVVAGTEQLAPPGTEQPKEAV, from the coding sequence ATGGACACCACCCCCGTCTTCTCGGTGGAGGGCCTGTGGAAGGTGTTCGGCCCCAAGGCCGACCGCGTTCCCGGCGACCCCGAGCTCACCGCCCTCGACCCCGCAGAGCTGCGCTCCCGCACCGGCTGCACGGCCGCCGTCCGTGACGTCAGCTTCGACGTGCGCAAGGGCGAGGTCTTCGTCGTCATGGGCCTGTCCGGCTCCGGCAAGTCCACGCTGGTGCGCTGTCTGACCCGGCTCATCGAGCCCACGGCCGGCACCATCGCCATCGACGGCGAGGACGTCCGCGCCATGGACCGCTCCCGGCTGCGCGAACTGCGCCGCCACCGCGCCGCGATGGTCTTCCAGCACTTCGGCCTGCTGCCGCACCGCACCGTCCTCGACAACGTCGCCTACGGCCTGGAGATCCAGGGCATGGGCAAGGCCGAGCGGCGCGAGCGGGCCGCCGAGGTCGTCGCCAAGGTCGGCCTCGAAGGCATGGAGCACCGCCGCCCCAGCCAGCTCTCCGGCGGCCAGCGGCAGCGCGTCGGCCTCGCCCGCGCGCTCGCCGTCGACCCCGAAGTCCTCCTCTTCGACGAGCCGTTCAGCGCGCTCGACCCCCTCATCCGGCGCGAGATGCAGGAGGAGGTGATCCGGCTCCACCACGAGGAGGGCCGCACGATGGTCTTCATCACCCACGACCTCCAGGAAGCCCTCAAGCTGGGCGACCGCATCGCCCTGATGCGCGACGGCCGGGTCGTCCAGCTCGGCACGCCCGAGGAGATCGTGGGCTCGCCCGCCGACGACTACGTCCGCGAGTTCGTCCGCGACGTCCCGCGCGAGCAGGTCATGACCGTCCGTACGGCCATGCGCCGCCCGTCGGCCGACCAGGACGGCAGCGGACCGGCCGTGCGGCCCGATGCGACGGTCTCCGAGGCGATCGAGGCGGTCGCCCGCGCCCACGCTCCCGCCCGGGTCGTGGACCAGGGCCGCTGCGTGGGAGTGGTCGACTCCGACACGCTCCTCGGCGTCGTCGCCGGGACGGAGCAGCTCGCTCCGCCCGGGACGGAGCAGCCCAAGGAGGCGGTCTGA
- a CDS encoding GMC family oxidoreductase, producing MPHTSHEYDYVVIGGGTAGSVIASRLTENPDVTVAVIEGGPSDVGRDDVLTLRRWMGLLGGELDYDYPTTEQPRGNSHIRHSRARVLGGCSSHNTLIAFKPLPADWDEWEAAGAKGWGAVQMEAYFARLNNNIVPVDEKDRNAIARDFVDAAQEALGVPRVEGFNKKPFTEGVGFFDLAYHPENNKRSSASVAYLHPVMDERPNLTILLETWAYKLQLDGDRAEGVHVRTKDGEEILVKARNEVLLCAGAVDSPRLLMHSGIGPKADLEKLGIPVTHDLPGVGENLLDHPESVIVWETNGPIPENSAMDSDAGLFVRRDPEQPHPDLMFHFYQIPFTDNPERLGYQRPEFGVSMTPNIPKPKSRGRLYLTSADPEVKPALDFRYFTDEDDYDGKTLVDGIRIAREIAKTEPLAGWLKREVAPGPDVTGDEELGEYARKVAHTVYHPAGTCKMGAADDRSAVVDPELRIRGLEGIRIADASVFPTMTTVNPMIGVLMVGEKAAELIGGGSQ from the coding sequence ATGCCCCACACCAGTCATGAGTACGACTATGTCGTGATAGGCGGCGGAACCGCTGGTTCCGTGATCGCCTCCCGCCTGACCGAGAATCCGGACGTCACCGTCGCCGTCATCGAGGGCGGCCCCAGTGACGTCGGCCGTGACGACGTACTGACCCTGCGCCGCTGGATGGGCCTGCTCGGCGGCGAGCTCGACTACGACTACCCCACCACCGAGCAGCCACGCGGAAACTCGCATATCCGGCACAGCCGGGCCCGTGTCCTGGGCGGCTGTTCCTCGCACAACACCCTGATCGCCTTCAAGCCGCTGCCGGCGGACTGGGACGAGTGGGAGGCCGCGGGCGCCAAGGGCTGGGGCGCGGTGCAGATGGAGGCGTACTTCGCCCGGCTCAACAACAACATCGTCCCGGTCGACGAGAAGGACCGGAACGCCATCGCCCGCGACTTCGTCGACGCGGCCCAGGAGGCGCTGGGCGTGCCGCGTGTGGAGGGCTTCAACAAGAAGCCGTTCACCGAGGGCGTCGGCTTCTTCGACCTCGCCTACCACCCCGAGAACAACAAGCGGTCCTCGGCGTCGGTGGCCTACCTGCACCCGGTGATGGACGAGCGGCCCAACCTGACGATCCTGCTGGAGACCTGGGCGTACAAGCTCCAGCTGGACGGCGACCGCGCCGAGGGCGTGCACGTGCGCACCAAGGACGGCGAGGAGATCCTCGTCAAGGCCCGCAACGAGGTGCTGCTGTGCGCCGGCGCCGTCGACTCGCCCCGGCTGCTGATGCACTCCGGCATCGGCCCCAAGGCCGACCTGGAGAAGCTCGGCATCCCCGTCACGCACGACCTGCCGGGCGTCGGCGAGAACCTGCTCGACCACCCCGAGTCGGTCATCGTCTGGGAGACGAACGGACCCATCCCGGAGAACTCCGCGATGGACTCCGACGCGGGCCTGTTCGTGCGCCGCGACCCCGAACAGCCGCACCCCGACCTGATGTTCCACTTCTACCAGATCCCGTTCACGGACAACCCGGAGCGACTGGGCTACCAGCGGCCGGAGTTCGGAGTCTCCATGACCCCGAACATTCCCAAGCCGAAGAGCCGCGGCCGGCTGTACCTGACCAGTGCCGACCCCGAGGTCAAGCCCGCCCTGGACTTCCGCTACTTCACCGACGAGGACGACTACGACGGCAAGACCCTCGTCGACGGCATCAGGATCGCCCGCGAGATCGCCAAGACCGAGCCCCTGGCCGGCTGGCTCAAGCGCGAGGTGGCCCCCGGCCCGGACGTCACCGGTGACGAGGAGCTCGGCGAGTACGCCCGCAAGGTCGCGCACACCGTCTACCACCCCGCCGGCACCTGCAAGATGGGCGCCGCCGACGACCGGTCCGCCGTCGTCGACCCCGAGCTGCGCATCCGCGGCCTGGAGGGCATCCGCATCGCGGACGCCTCCGTCTTCCCCACCATGACCACCGTCAACCCGATGATCGGTGTGCTCATGGTCGGGGAGAAGGCCGCCGAGCTGATCGGTGGTGGTTCCCAGTGA
- a CDS encoding aldehyde dehydrogenase family protein, whose protein sequence is MAESTELQARETIHAGGEWRAATSGATREILDPADALPFAVVAEGDEKDTDLAIAAARRAFDEGPWPHTPVSERAALLRRVADLLVRDREKLGRLEAQDAGKTVEEGRVDIDCVADAFRYFADLVAGEAPGRVVDAGSTDIHSVVVHEPIGVCAMITPWNYPLLQASWKIAPALAAGNTFVIKPSEITPMTTIAVIELLVEAGLPAGVANIVTGPGHSVGARLSEHPDVDLVSFTGGLVSGTKVAQAAAPTVKKVALELGGKNPNVVFADACATEEGFDTAVDQALNAAFIHSGQVCSAGARLIIEESVRDRFVTELARRAEKIRLGRGTEDGVECGPLVSEQQRAKVEMYVESALKEGAVLRSGGKRPAPSPQRPENGYFYEPTVLDHCHREMRVVREEVFGPVLTVETFRTEDEAVALANDTEYGLAGGVWTADAGRARRVAGRLRHGTIWINDFHPYLPQAEWGGFGKSGVGRELGPAGLAEYRETKHVYQNLAPKPVRWFAG, encoded by the coding sequence ACGCCCTGCCTTTCGCCGTGGTCGCGGAGGGTGACGAGAAGGACACCGATCTGGCGATCGCCGCCGCCCGGCGCGCCTTCGACGAGGGGCCGTGGCCGCACACCCCCGTCTCCGAGCGGGCCGCGCTGCTGCGCCGCGTCGCCGATCTCCTCGTGCGGGACCGGGAGAAGCTCGGCCGACTGGAGGCCCAGGACGCGGGCAAGACCGTCGAGGAGGGCCGCGTCGACATCGACTGTGTCGCCGACGCCTTCCGCTACTTCGCCGACCTGGTCGCCGGGGAGGCCCCGGGCCGGGTCGTGGACGCGGGCTCGACCGACATCCACAGCGTCGTCGTGCACGAGCCGATCGGCGTCTGCGCGATGATCACGCCCTGGAACTACCCGCTGCTCCAGGCCAGCTGGAAGATCGCCCCCGCCCTCGCCGCCGGCAACACCTTCGTCATCAAGCCGAGCGAGATCACGCCGATGACGACGATCGCGGTCATCGAGCTGCTCGTCGAGGCCGGACTCCCCGCGGGTGTCGCCAACATCGTCACGGGCCCCGGGCATTCGGTCGGGGCCCGCCTGTCCGAGCACCCCGACGTCGACCTGGTCTCCTTCACCGGCGGTCTGGTCAGCGGCACCAAGGTCGCCCAGGCCGCCGCTCCGACCGTCAAGAAGGTCGCCCTCGAACTCGGCGGCAAGAACCCCAACGTCGTCTTCGCCGACGCCTGCGCCACCGAGGAGGGCTTCGACACCGCCGTCGACCAGGCCCTCAACGCCGCCTTCATCCACAGCGGCCAGGTCTGCTCGGCAGGCGCCCGCCTCATCATCGAGGAGTCGGTCCGGGACCGCTTCGTCACCGAACTCGCCCGCCGCGCCGAGAAGATCCGCCTCGGCCGCGGCACCGAGGACGGCGTCGAGTGCGGCCCGCTCGTCTCCGAGCAGCAGCGCGCCAAGGTCGAGATGTACGTCGAGTCCGCCCTGAAGGAGGGCGCGGTGCTGCGCTCCGGCGGCAAGCGCCCGGCACCCTCCCCGCAGCGCCCGGAGAACGGCTACTTCTACGAGCCGACCGTCCTCGACCACTGCCACCGCGAGATGCGCGTCGTGCGGGAGGAGGTCTTCGGGCCGGTCCTCACCGTCGAGACCTTCCGCACCGAGGACGAGGCCGTCGCCCTCGCCAACGACACCGAGTACGGACTCGCGGGCGGCGTCTGGACCGCCGACGCGGGCCGCGCCCGCCGCGTGGCCGGCCGGCTGCGCCACGGCACGATCTGGATCAACGACTTCCACCCCTACCTGCCGCAGGCGGAGTGGGGCGGTTTCGGCAAGAGCGGAGTGGGCCGCGAACTGGGCCCCGCCGGGCTCGCCGAATACCGGGAGACCAAGCACGTCTACCAGAACCTCGCTCCGAAGCCGGTGCGCTGGTTCGCGGGCTGA